Sequence from the Ailuropoda melanoleuca isolate Jingjing chromosome 10, ASM200744v2, whole genome shotgun sequence genome:
ttcctcttctccctccccacagatTCCTGTGCAAAGACTGATTTCTCTTAACAACCTTTGAGGGCCTCGGGCTGGATTTCCAAGGAAATTTCCTCTGAAGTACCGGTGAGTGGGCAgggcccgccccgccccccaactAGGGCAGGCCCagggcttcctcccccttccctcactTAAGGCCCCATGCTGGCATTAATGTCAGGGGCTTCAGGTTTCCCTAAATATAGGTCCCTGCCAGGGGATCCGTGGCAAGGAAAGGGCAGGGGTCACCGGAGAAGGTTGGGGAcatgggctggggggagggcaggagctgcCTTATAACCCAGCCCGGGAGCGGCCTGGCTCACTCGCTGCTGACCAGGCTCTGCCCGCTCTTTCTGCCCCCTCGCAGGTGAGCGCCAGCGGGACGCAGCAGGGGTGGAGTGGGGCCTAAGGGGTCCGGATGAGGAGAGGAGGCCTGGCCGGTAGGATGAGGGGCTCGGAATGTATTTAGGGGCTGGGCACCTAGGGGAAAATTGGACTTAGAGGGGCAAGTCACGGCCCAGGGAGACGTTTTCGCGAGGACTCCGGCGCCGCATCCCCAGACTCGCTGGGGTGGACGGTGGCCGCTGCAGGCCGGTCCGCGCCGGCGGCGGGCGGAGGGGCGGAGAGCGCTTGCGCACGCGCGGCGAGGCTGGCCCTCCGGGCCCCGAACGGGACGGGCGCGGCCCGGGCGCCGACACCCGCACGGGCGGGCCGTCCGGAACCGCTGCCCCGCCGCCCTCTCGTGCTCCTCCCGGGGCAGCCGCTCTTCCGCGTGGGCTGGTGGCCCGGGGAGGGGTGGCCCCGCGCCCCCGAGCCGGCAGGTTCGCAGGCCGGTAGACGCCCGACCTCCGGGCCCGCCACGGCATGACACACGCGGCCGTCAGCGCAGGCCGGAAGCTGGGGCTGCCCCGGGCCGCCGCGCTGGGCCTGGGCGGGGAGGCTGAGCCTCCCTCTTTTCAGGCTCTTGCGCCCgtttcccccctccccatctcctccgGTGCCCCAAATCGGCTGAGTCACGGCGCCCCAGAACGCGCCaactggggggaaaagagagagggaggggagggccccGGCGACCCGCGGGATGTGGCCCGAGTCACGTCCTagggggccgggggagggatCGTGTTCTCGCCGCGTTGTCCCCGCCCAAGCGCCGCCTCCGGGCTTCGCCTTTCGGGGGCGGGCTCTCCACCGTTCCTCGCCTGCAATTGGACGCCGGGGCGCCTCCGGCCCCcttcaagggaaaaaaacccGGCGGAGGTTGGCGCGGTACCTTTATAAAGCCCGGCGCCACCTCCCTGCTGCCCGGCCCCTGCGCTGCCCCCTCGAGAGCTGAATAGGCTGCGTTCTTCCTGGAACGCGCCGCAGAACCAGGGTCCTGGTGACGACTGCCGCGTTCGCTCCCTCAGTCTGCTCGCCGGCCCGCCGTCCTCCACCGCCGCACCCCGCAAATCTGCCCCCTCGCGTGCCAGGTGAGCACCCCTCGCCATGTGAGAAGGTCAGACACCGTGGAGAAGGATTCCGGGGGCCATCGGCAGtcggagcccccctcccccccaaccccggtCCCAGCATCTCCCCCGCCCCACTACCACCCACACCTCTGCTCCCAGCCCGGACTCCGCAACCTTCTCGAGCCCCCTCGGTTTGCTGCGCAACGCAGCGGCTCCGCGCGCTGAGTCATGGCGGGGGAGGAAGCGGGACGAGATGAAgggccattctctctctctgcttttcttgcTGGGACCCCAGATGCAAAGCATTATGGCCCCTTTGCCTCGGCGGGGGTCCTAAGAGGCAGCGAGGGGTGGGGGCCAGCTCATACACTGCCTCAGGGTTCCCGAAAGTGTGGTTGGGCCCTGTCCTGGGATGTGGGCGCCCCTGGCGAGGAGGGGAAACCCCTTGGAGGCACCTGATGCCCAGTTAACGCTTAACGTGTCTTTCCTTATTGGGTGACCTTGATTGTGAGCCTGGAACAGCTGCAGCCGTGCGAGCAGACAGGAGCATTTTCGTGGGAAGGGGTGGGGCGCTTGCCTCGCTACAGTTCTCTCACCCTGTGTGAGCAGTGAGATTGGCAAACCTTACCCCTTtccgccaccccaccccccccgctGGGCTTCCTCTGCTGCCCTTTCCTGGACTTCTGATTACCCGCCTGCCCTTTCTTCtaacaccttttttcttttcctaacgCCTTCCCCCAACCCTGGGGGGAGAAGCTTGACCTTGGGGTGTCCTTGAGGCTTTGGCGCCTGGGCCAACCCTGGGGTCTTGGGTGGATTGGAAGGCCCTGGCAGTCAGAAGATCTGGGTTCTGATCTCAGCTCTGGCCCTTGTGCTGTGGGACTTGAAGCACagaacttttcctttctctgggtcCTTGGGTTGGGCCCTTTGCCTACGTATCCCCTCTAAATTCTAAAATACTCGGGTTTGGTTCTGCTTCTAGGCAAGGTGACCCCATGGCAGAACGCAAGCCAGAAGGGTCCGGCTTCTACATGACCCGTCTGTCCATGGCTCTGGCCTATTGCATTGCCCCAGATGTCAATATGCAACCCCACCCACAGCTGGGAAACACCCAGCAACAGGCAGAGTTAGGAAAGGTACAGGAAGCAGGCCTAGTATAGGGAAGTTGGGCGTaggggagggctggggactgGAAGTGGCTTGAGACCTGCTGGTATGGAGCAGGAGAGGTAGGGAACTTTTGTCCCGACCTCCAGGCAAGGGGCCCTGCTGGTCGGGAAACCACAATGAGACCCAGCTAACCAGTCCTCCCCTATCTGCCTCCTTTGCCCAGGAACTGACCGGCACCATGCCCTACCAGTACCCAGCGCTGACCCCGGAGCAGAAGAAGGAGCTTTCTGACATCGCTCACCGCATCGTGGCCCCGGGCAAGGGCATCCTGGCTGCAGATGAGTCCACTGGTATGGGCAGGACACAGGAGGAGGAGAGCCTAGGGCCGAGGATGACCGGCTGATCCCCTTATTTCCATATGCTGCCCCCTTCCAGGGAGCATCGCCAAGCGGCTACAGTCCATTGGCACCGAGAACACCGAGGAGAACAGGCGTTTCTACCGCCAGCTGCTGCTCACCGCCGACGACCGCGTGAACCCCTGCATTGGGGGCGTCATCCTCTTCCACGAGACACTCTACCAGAAGACAGATGATGGGCGTCCCTTCCCCCAAGTTATCAAATCCAAGGGCGGTGTTGTGGGCATCAAGGTGAGAGGCAAGGTCTCAGGATGCGAGAGGTGAGATAGATCTCATGGAAAGAAGGCCAGAGTTGTACGCTGGGGGTGGGCATTGGGTTGGGAGTCTGGAGACTTGGGTGGAATCACCCAGATCACCTCCAAAGCATATTTGACAAAAGCTAGAAGTTTTTGGGACCTgcgtggctttttttttttaatcatcttatttttaagatatatccaacgtggggcttgcaCTCAAAaccgaccttgagatcaagagtcacaggctcaagcgactgagccagccgggcgcccctgcTTGGCACTTTTAATCCTTGTAATTCTCAGAGCACGGTATTCCCTTCGTCATACAGACAAAAACCCAGAAGCTCAAGGCAGTGAAGCGTGCAGCTCACTGAGTTAATAAGTGCTAGACCTGCTGGTATGGAGCAGGAGAGGTAGGGAACCCAGGCTCTGTCCGATCACATTCCCATGTAGTTTCCCTCCCGCGATCAGGTAGTGTAACTGCGTGAAGACATTTGCAAAGCGAGATACCAGTTGAGAGAGTAAGGAAAGTTGAGGGCAGAGTGGAGTACTCGAGGTCGCTTCCCCCGTCTTACATTGTTTCCCACCTTCCCGCAACAGGTGGACAAGGGTGTGGTGCCCCTGGCAGGAACAAATGGCGAGACCACCACCCAAGGTGAGAACTGCTCTGCTCCCCACACTCCAGACAAACCCATTCCAGGCCGCTACCCGTCTGGGTGCCAGCTGCCCCCTCCTCTGCCGTGCTCTGAGTCCTCTGTTCCCCCCCCAGGGCTGGATGGGCTGTCTGAGCGCTGTGCCCAGTACAAGAAGGACGGAGCTGACTTTGCCAAGTGGCGCTGTGTGCTGAAGATTGGGGAACACACCCCCTCAGCCCTTGCCATCATGGAAAATGCCAACGTTCTGGCCCGCTACGCCAGCATCTGCCAGCAGGTGGGCCTGCGGGTCCCTAACAGGCCACCTCCCACCTCTTTTGGTTCCAGAGTGTCTGCTAGCCTGCCACCCATCTGTCAGGATACATATCATCCCCTTGCCCAAGGCAACAGTTCTGGAGCCGCACCAAGCGTCAGGCTGGGGCCCGTGGAGGATACTTGTGGGCTCTTTGAGCAGAGGGGCAGAATAGGGATTGTGTGGGTGGCTCGGAGGAGATGCGTGTCTCCTGCAGTTCGCTGACGGCTGTGAAGCCATGAATCTCTGTCGTTATGGAGAGAAGATCTTGGCTGATGGCTGTGGACAGCTGTAGGTGGGCTCCAGGTTAGGAGGCCTCACGGCTGccccgtcccccaccccacaGAATGGCATTGTGCCCA
This genomic interval carries:
- the ALDOA gene encoding fructose-bisphosphate aldolase A isoform X1, with translation MGWGEGRSCLITQPGSGLAHSLLTRLCPLFLPPRRQGDPMAERKPEGSGFYMTRLSMALAYCIAPDVNMQPHPQLGNTQQQAELGKELTGTMPYQYPALTPEQKKELSDIAHRIVAPGKGILAADESTGSIAKRLQSIGTENTEENRRFYRQLLLTADDRVNPCIGGVILFHETLYQKTDDGRPFPQVIKSKGGVVGIKVDKGVVPLAGTNGETTTQGLDGLSERCAQYKKDGADFAKWRCVLKIGEHTPSALAIMENANVLARYASICQQNGIVPIVEPEILPDGDHDLKRCQYVTEKVLAAVYKALSDHHIYLEGTLLKPNMVTPGHACTHKYSHEEIAMATVTALRRTVPPAVTGITFLSGGQSEEEASINLNAINKCPLLKPWALTFSYGRALQASALKAWGGKKENLKAAQEEYVKRALANSLACQGKYTPSGQAGAAASESLFISNHAY
- the ALDOA gene encoding fructose-bisphosphate aldolase A isoform X2, which produces MPYQYPALTPEQKKELSDIAHRIVAPGKGILAADESTGSIAKRLQSIGTENTEENRRFYRQLLLTADDRVNPCIGGVILFHETLYQKTDDGRPFPQVIKSKGGVVGIKVDKGVVPLAGTNGETTTQGLDGLSERCAQYKKDGADFAKWRCVLKIGEHTPSALAIMENANVLARYASICQQNGIVPIVEPEILPDGDHDLKRCQYVTEKVLAAVYKALSDHHIYLEGTLLKPNMVTPGHACTHKYSHEEIAMATVTALRRTVPPAVTGITFLSGGQSEEEASINLNAINKCPLLKPWALTFSYGRALQASALKAWGGKKENLKAAQEEYVKRALANSLACQGKYTPSGQAGAAASESLFISNHAY